The stretch of DNA CCGCAACTGTGACGACTAGGGTGTCGGCCCCGCCTATGAGGCTGAGGACCTCCCTGGCGTCCTCCAGCACCGCCTGCACAGTCTCCTCCGCCGCCTCCACCTCGGGGCTTATCTTCGACTCGTCGGGCTCCGGCCAGGATGCTGTGGAGGCGAAGCCCTCCCTGCCCATGGCCTCCCACGCCTCCTCGGCGGTGTGGGGGGCGAAGGGGGCTATGAGTAGGGTCTGGACCTCTATGAACCTCCGGAGGAGGTCCTCCCTGGGCTCGCCGCCCGACCTCCTGAGGTACCACCTGTAGCTCTCCTGCAGCTTGTACCACGCCTCCACGAGGGCGGTCTTGAAGTTGGCCTCCTCCATCAGCCTGGTAACCCTTGCTATTGTGGAGTTGAGCCTGCTTTCGAACCACCTGTCCACCCACCTCTCCTCCCTCCTCGCAGGCCTCCCGTAGTTCTCCCTGACGAAGTCCAGCCACTGGCTTAGGAGGGATACTGCGCTGTCGGCCACGCTGGGCTCGAAGTTGGCGTCGTCGAGCCCCGAGTCGGCGCCCGCGAGGACCTCGGCCCACCTGGTGGCGTCGGCGCCCCACCAGTCTAGGGCCTGCCTTAGGAGGATGAAGTTGCCCTTGGACTTGCTCATCTTCTCCCCCGCCACCAGGACCCAGCCGTTCACCCCTATGGCCCTGGGCCACAGCTCCCTGGGGAATATGGCTGTGTGGTGGAATATGAAGAAGACTAGGTGGTTTGGTATGAGGTCCTTGCCGCTTATTCTCATGTCCAGGGGGTACCAGTATAGGAACTCTCTCCTCATCTCCTCCAGCAGCCCCTGGGGTATGCCGCTCCTCCTGGACACCTCCCCGGGGTCGCCCGCGCCTAGGAAGACGTAGTCGAATACCTCCGGCGTCAGCATCTCAGGCTCCACGCCGTACTTCTCGGGGTGCTGGGTGTACTTGGCTATGGTGTAGTACGCCATGTATATTGTGGAGTCGCTCAGGCTCTCTATAACCCACTCCCTATCCCAGGGGAGGGGGGTGCCGAGCTCGCCCTTGTGGGTGAACGCCCAGTCCCTCAGCGCCTCTATGATAGCCTCGAAATCCCTCCTCACGTGTCCGGGCAGGAACTCCATCCTCGCCACCGCCTCCCTCGCCAGCGCCTTCCACTCTGGCTTGCTGTAGAGGAGGAACCACTGGTCCTCAACGATCTTCACGTGCGTCCTGGCCCCGCACCTGCAGTAAACCTCCTGGGGGAGGGTGTAGATCCTGAGGGCGGCCCCTCTCTCCTCCAGCCACTCCACAACCTTCTCCTTAGCCTCGGCCACCTTCAACCCGCTGAACCTGCCCGTAGTCTCGAGCATTATACCCTCGTAGAACTCCCTCGCATAAACCTCCCTCGTTGCCTCGTCCAGCTTCTCCCTATCCATCTGGCTCTCCACACCCCTCCTCCTAACCTCCTCAACAACCAGAAGCCCCTCGGCCCGGGGGACGGCTATCAGCTGTATAGGCTCCAGAGACTCAACAACCCCCGGCTCCAGCCCATACTCCCTCAGAGTCTCCGGCCTCCTCTTCAGCTCCATGAGGGCGACGTAGTCGTAGGGGGCGTGGGCGGGGACGCTCATTACAACCCCCGTGCCCAGGTCGGGCCTCACGAAGCTCGCCGGCAGCACGGGCACCTCCCTGCCGTCCGCGGGGTTGACCACTATCCTGCCCAGCAGTCTCCTGCCCTCGATCCTCTCGAGGATGACCACCCTGTGGCCCTGGTCAGCCAGCTCCCTGGCAGCCTGCTCCCCTATGATCCACCTCTCCTCCCCGTCCACCTCCGCCACGAGGTAGGTGGCGTCTGGGTGGACCCAGAGGTTGGTGACGCCGAAGACTGTCTCGGGCCTGTAGGTTAGGGCGGGGTATACTAGGCCGTCCCTGCCCCTGAACTTTATGATAACCGCCTCCTGCGGGCTTATCCCCGCGTACTCGTCAGGCCTGTCGTGGTCCCCCACCACCTTCTGCTCCTTGGGGCACCACACCACCGGGTGGCGGCCCTTGCCTACAAACCCCTTCTCCCTGAGCTTCAGGTACTGCCACTCTATGAACCTGGAGTAGGCGGGGTTGAGGCTGGTGGTGTAGAACTCCCTCCTCCAGTCTATGCTCATCCCGTACCTCTCCAGGTCCCTCCTCCAGGCTTTCGTGAAGAACTCGACCCAGTACCTGGGGTCCCTGAACCTCGGTATATCCTCCTCGGGTATGCCCATGTCCCTCAGCGTCTTGATTATCCTGGGGTCGCCCTCCCTCACCCTGAGGGCGGAGCTCACTATTGGGCCTCCGGTGGCGTGCCACCCCTGGGGGAAGAGGACGTTGTAGCCCCTCATCCTCTTGTACCTGGCCATAATGTCTACCCTGAGGATGGTGAACGCGCTCCCCAGGTGTGGGTAGGCGTTGACGTAGGGGTAGGGGAAGGTTATGAAGAACTTCCTCCTCCCCGGCTGGGGGTCGGCCTCGAACAGCCTGGCCTCGCGCCACCTCTCCTGCCACTTCTCCTCCACGGCCTTTAGCCTCTCCACAGCCTCCCTAGGCGCCCTGGGCCTTATCTCCAAAACCCTGCACCCGGCCCTGGTGATAGTGGTGCTGCCGGGTAGTTATCCCTTAGGCTGCCGCCGGATAAATCCCCCCGGCGCCCACTATAGTTCTATGGTGCGATGTTTTGGCTAAACCTAAGGTTATAGTACCCATGGTAACCCCCCTCAGGGGCGGCTCCGTTGACAAGAACGCCGCCTCCTGGCTCGCCTCCAGGCTGTCCGAGAGCGGTGTAGACGGGGTCTTCGTCCCGGGCACCACGGGCGAGTGGTACCTCCTCGACCCCCACGAGAGGGCTGAGGCGTTCTTCGCAGTAGCCTCTAGCGCCATAGCGGGGCTCAGGCTCGTGGCGGGCGTCTCGGGCTACAGGCCTGAGGAGTCCTACAGGCTCGCCGAGGAGGCGGCGGGCCACGGGGCCCACGCGGTGATGGCCGTGCCCCCCATCTACTTCAGGCCCTCGACAGACTTCCTGAGGGAGTTCTACGGCGAGATCAAGAGGAGGGCCGGAGGGCTGCCAACATACATCTACATTTTCCCCGAGAGGATGGGCTACACCCTAGCAGTCGAGCAGGTGGAGAGCCTGGTGGAGGCGGGTGTGGTTGACGGGATCAAGGCGACTGTGACCGACGCAGCCTACATAGCAGGCCTAGCCGCCGTTAAGGAGAGGAACCCCGAGTTCGAGGTCCTCGCCGGCGGCCTGGAGATGCTGGTGCACACCTCGCTCTCCGGGGGCGACGGCGTTGTGGACGCCTACTCCAACGTAGCCCCCAAGCTGGCCGTCGAGCTGGCGGAGAGCCTAGAGAAGGGGAGCGTTGAGAGGGTAGCGGGGCTCCAGGGGAGGGTGCTCAAGCTCTCGCGAATACTAGGGAAGAGGAGCCTCCCCGCCGTCCTCAAGGCAGTGCTCCACGTGCTGGGCGCCCCCATCACGGGGGAGGTCAGGAAGCCCCTCAAACCCCTGACCCAGCCAGAGGCTAACGCCACGGCCAACGCCCTCTGCACCAGCTACAGGGACTATCTTCTCCCCGGTCTAGAATGCTAAAAACCCCCACAAACCGCTCCCGGCGGCTCCGGGGCTGTGAGGGTGTCTCCCGTTGGCAGCCCTGCTAAGGCTCGAGAATGTGTGGAAGATGCTGGGGGGGCGTTGGGTGCTCCGGGGGGTTAGCCTGGCCCTCGGGCCCGGTGAGGCTGTGGTAGTCTCTGGGGCCAACGGCTCGGGGAAGACTACTCTCCTTAGGCTCTCTGCGGGGCTTGCCGAGCCCTCCCGGGGTAGGGTGAGCTGGGGCTGCCCCCGGGGGCCGCGGGGGTGTGTGGGGTATGTGGGCCACACCCCCATGGTGTACGGCGACCTCACGGTGTGGGAGAACGTGGAGTTCTTCTCCTCCCTCCACGGCGGAAGCCTGGGCGACTACCCCCTGGCGGCTGAGGCGTGGAGGCTGCTGGGGCTCGAGAAGTACGGTAGCCACCTGGCGTCGCAGCTCAGCTTCGGCTGGCGTAGGAGGCTCGACGTGGTTAGAGCCCTGCTG from Aeropyrum pernix K1 encodes:
- the leuS gene encoding leucine--tRNA ligase, translating into MEIRPRAPREAVERLKAVEEKWQERWREARLFEADPQPGRRKFFITFPYPYVNAYPHLGSAFTILRVDIMARYKRMRGYNVLFPQGWHATGGPIVSSALRVREGDPRIIKTLRDMGIPEEDIPRFRDPRYWVEFFTKAWRRDLERYGMSIDWRREFYTTSLNPAYSRFIEWQYLKLREKGFVGKGRHPVVWCPKEQKVVGDHDRPDEYAGISPQEAVIIKFRGRDGLVYPALTYRPETVFGVTNLWVHPDATYLVAEVDGEERWIIGEQAARELADQGHRVVILERIEGRRLLGRIVVNPADGREVPVLPASFVRPDLGTGVVMSVPAHAPYDYVALMELKRRPETLREYGLEPGVVESLEPIQLIAVPRAEGLLVVEEVRRRGVESQMDREKLDEATREVYAREFYEGIMLETTGRFSGLKVAEAKEKVVEWLEERGAALRIYTLPQEVYCRCGARTHVKIVEDQWFLLYSKPEWKALAREAVARMEFLPGHVRRDFEAIIEALRDWAFTHKGELGTPLPWDREWVIESLSDSTIYMAYYTIAKYTQHPEKYGVEPEMLTPEVFDYVFLGAGDPGEVSRRSGIPQGLLEEMRREFLYWYPLDMRISGKDLIPNHLVFFIFHHTAIFPRELWPRAIGVNGWVLVAGEKMSKSKGNFILLRQALDWWGADATRWAEVLAGADSGLDDANFEPSVADSAVSLLSQWLDFVRENYGRPARREERWVDRWFESRLNSTIARVTRLMEEANFKTALVEAWYKLQESYRWYLRRSGGEPREDLLRRFIEVQTLLIAPFAPHTAEEAWEAMGREGFASTASWPEPDESKISPEVEAAEETVQAVLEDAREVLSLIGGADTLVVTVAAEWKYRAVEAVRRARERGASMKEALREAFKVEGVDKREAARLVQQLSRAPEVLRRAAPRSVELEALRDAAQLLQEELGVKVVVETEEDGGSPRRANALPGRPALYAEKRGG
- a CDS encoding dihydrodipicolinate synthase family protein is translated as MAKPKVIVPMVTPLRGGSVDKNAASWLASRLSESGVDGVFVPGTTGEWYLLDPHERAEAFFAVASSAIAGLRLVAGVSGYRPEESYRLAEEAAGHGAHAVMAVPPIYFRPSTDFLREFYGEIKRRAGGLPTYIYIFPERMGYTLAVEQVESLVEAGVVDGIKATVTDAAYIAGLAAVKERNPEFEVLAGGLEMLVHTSLSGGDGVVDAYSNVAPKLAVELAESLEKGSVERVAGLQGRVLKLSRILGKRSLPAVLKAVLHVLGAPITGEVRKPLKPLTQPEANATANALCTSYRDYLLPGLEC
- a CDS encoding ABC transporter ATP-binding protein, with protein sequence MAALLRLENVWKMLGGRWVLRGVSLALGPGEAVVVSGANGSGKTTLLRLSAGLAEPSRGRVSWGCPRGPRGCVGYVGHTPMVYGDLTVWENVEFFSSLHGGSLGDYPLAAEAWRLLGLEKYGSHLASQLSFGWRRRLDVVRALLGEPRLLLLDEAFTGLDQGASEALSRLLRLALGEGLALLMTTPLLEPRYLGLASRVYTLQDGLLAEAS